The genomic window GCGAAGGTGGTAAGCCAGAGATGTTAGGTATGAGAGGTAGTGAATTCAAAGGTGCAGAGATATAAGGTAAAGCATTGagtgtgaggaatagcaaatCAGACAATACTTTAAAAAGACAAACAATTGCTCTTGATCTTAAGGAGTTTAGTATAATCGAATGGGGGAAGACagcagaaacaaagaaatttaaaagtgggcaagaggagaaagaaggagcaaTGAGGTCAGGACGTGATGAAATTCAGAGAATAGCTAGATGTGAAATCATGATATGGATACCCGAGGTGCCCTCTTTAAATGGAGGATCTGAGAAGCACTCTCCACTTCTATTAGGCAAGATTGTAGCATGTGTAAGAAGATTGGGAAAGTAGGGACAGATCCCATAAGtctcataaatttcatttaatcttcacaataacctttgGAAGGTTATATTTGGAAGGCAAGAAtgatttttctattattataaaaaaggaaagtaagtcTCAAAGAAATGAATCATCTTCCTGCAGCCACAAGTCTCTTTTCTTTGTGATGTAGAGACAGCTTCATAGAGAGAGGATAGCTTTTGAGTTGGGTCTTTTAGGACCAATAAGATTGAATTAGTAGAGGGAACTTTGGGATAGAACATCAAAGAAGGAGATAGAGATTCCAGCCAGAGGGAAACACATGAGCAAAGATTCATAGGAAACTACAGCATTGAAGGAATAGAAAAAAGTCCCATTTTCATTGAATCATGAGTTGGGTGAAAGGCAATAATTGGAGAGAACATTTGATGGGTACATTGGAACCAAATCTTAGAGTCTCTTGAATGCCATAAGAGAAATCTGACTCTCAGTTATTGaataaaaaagagctactatactGTGGAATATGCAATCATTTGACCATGGGATTTTGAGGGAGATGAGCTCCTTCAATAatccatctaatccaatccttttcattttacaaaaaaaaaaaaacataattctaCAGGGATGATATAACTTGTCCAAATTCATACAAGTAGAAGTAGTCAAGTAAGAATTTAAACATGGGTTTAATTCCTTCAAACCCAAGAATCTTCCCAAGTCTTCTACCAAATGCTATGCTGTTTGCACTAGACCATACTCTCCCATGGTTAAAGCTATGCTTTTGGAAAAGTTAGTCATATAATGgtaaatggaatagattagaaagAGGAAAGTTGATAGCCAGTTGGGAAAGTCATAGTAATTATAGTTTGCAATTCAATAATGCTTtgtatctgtgatctcatttaatcttcacaatatacCTAGGAGGTAGACAGTGCAAAAATTATTATagtttgtttgttgtttagtcattttagttagGTCTGATCCTTTGTGAccacattttggggttttcttggcaaagatagtagagtggtatATCATtttaccagctcattttacagataaggaaattgacttgcccagggtcacacacttaaaatgtctgagactagatttgaattcaggtcatcctgaatccaggcccaacactctatccacagcACTGCCTACCCACCCCTAATATTTGAAATACAAATCCTCACAGAATTATTCCAGTTTTACAAAAAGATAAAGTCAACATAAGAGAAATTAAGTACTTTTCCAGGGCCACATGCTAAGGAAATGGTAGAGTATGAACTTCACTTGGATCTTCTACTTCCAAGTCCATTGTTTCTTCCatgatttctatattttaaaaggttcatagaatcatcaacatagagctagaaaggatgttagaagccatctagtcattcctatcattttacagatgaggaaactaaggcacagaaaagttaagtgagcaacacagggtcattcagctaggaagtggcaAATTCAGAATTCATggtaatcaaaccaaaaatattgTCAAGAGGTAATAAGCTTCTGCACTAGAATGGGAGAAGTTGGGATTGTGGAGAAAGTGAATGCACAAATATATCAGAGGAAGTTAGTGTGATAGTGTCAAAAGAGTGCTAGAGTTGGTGTCAGGAGACATGGGGGTTCTAATCTCAGTTTTGTTGCTAACtgtctctgtgactttgggaCAGTCACTTTTTCTCTATGGAATCTGGGTTGCCCTGctataaaataagaatgttgTAGCAAAATCCTGTTAgaggagcattaaaaaaaaaataacacaggattagaaaagggaaattatttgaattttcacAAAAAGAGAGTTGAACCTTCAGACAGTTGGCCAGTGAGGTTGGCTTCAATCTCTGAGAAAATTCTGTAACATTTTAATGAGATAGTTAGTCAATATACAGAAATGGAAGGCATGACCACAGGAGAAAGGATAGTGATCTCATTTCCTGTTTGACAAGTCTACTGAACTAGTTGATCAAGAAAACGCTATAGACAATGTTTgtctagattttagcaaaatacTTGATAAAAGTCACTCACATCATTCTCAGGTAAAAGCTAGGGAAAGACAGGCTATATGGTAATAAAGTTGGGGGagattcagaactggttgaatTGTTCATGGCGTGTGGTCAGCTTGGAAAGTGGTCTTTAATAGACTGGCCTGGCAATCTGTGCTCTCTCAGCCTTgtgtcctttgcctttttttcccatcaATAACTAAGATAAAAATCTAGTTGAGTTtatatcaaatttgcagatggcTCAAAGCTTGAAGAAGGAGATTCTGATTAACAGTAAACATGTAATCTTTCTTGGGCCTGGCAGTTGGGGATTGTTGCTGCTGAGGGGAGTCTGGTGGTCTTAAGGCGAGGagcccccaacccccccccccgcccatgGGGGGGGCCATGACGGGACTACTGTGGAGACATCTTTTTTGAATTTCTAAGACCAGGTTCACAGATGATGCCTACATAGACGACTGAGAGCAGTTGGGCTGAATGCTTCATTGCTGAGCCAGTCACTCAGGTCTCCTGGCTGTCTTGGTTGCTATGGGAGATTGGAGGACTATTACAGTGCCAATCCCTTCAtcagaaagcaaaaatatttctcAGTTTACCTCAGAAGCCAATATGTCTCCTTCAAATTTATACTCACAGCAAATTCTGTGTGCTTCACTACCTTTGGCAAAGAATGTGCACAATTTTTTCAGGGCTTTCTGCACAGAAGAGAATGTTGACCAGAGTATATCCTATCTTGATCAGGAACAACTAGAAACATCTAGGAGGGAAATGATTGGGCttcaggagagagacagacagctaCAAGGCAAGAACAGAAATTTGCACCAGTTACTTAAAAATGAGAAGGATGAGGTACAAAAATTACAGAATATCATTTCGAGTCGGGCAACTCAGTATAATCATGATATGAAGAGAAAAGAACGTGAATATAACAAGCTAAAGGAACGTCTTCATCAACTTGTTAtgaataaaaaggataaaaaaacagCTATGGATATTTTAAATTGTGTAGGGAGAGCAGATGGAAAGAGAGGTGCTTGGAGAACTGGCAAAACTGAAGCtaggaatgaagaagaaatgtATAAAATTCTGTTGAGTGACTATGAACAACGCCAGAAGCAAATTCTATTAGAAAATGCTGAACTCAAGAAAGTCCTTcagcaaatgaaaaaggaaatgatttctCTTTTGACACCACAAAAGCAAAAACCTAAAGAAAAAGCTGAAGACAGTTCAGGGACTGTACTGTCCGATGTTGAAGAAGATACTTCAGAACTAAGTAAAGAAAATATGTGGGAACTCTCTTGTGAAACTGTGAGAGAGCAACTTACTAATAGCATTAGGAAACAGTGGCGGATTTTGAAAAGTCATGTTGAAAAACTTGATAATCAAGTATCAAGGGTGCATTTAAGAGGCTTTAAGGATGAAGAAGTTATCTCAAGACAGGATCATGAGCAAGAAACTGAAAAACTGGAGTTGGAAATTCAGCAGTGTAAAGAAATGATCCAGACTCAGCAACAGCTTTTACAGCAGTTCACTGCATGTGATGATGACACCTCCTCATTATTACAAGATTGTTATTTACTGGAAGAAAAAGAGCGTCTTGAAGAAGAATGGGCcttatttaaagaacaaaaaaagaactttgaTAAAGAAAGACGGAGTTTTACTGAAGCTGCTATCCGACTAGGACTAGAGAGACAGGCCTTTGAAGAAGACCGAGCTGGTTGGCTAAAGCAACAGTTTTTAACCATGACTTCCTTTGACCATAAGAACTCAGAAAATGGGAAACCTCAAAGTGCCTTCTCAGAAAGTTCTGATCAGGACAATCTAACGCTGCACTCCGAGCCTTCAGT from Monodelphis domestica isolate mMonDom1 chromosome 4, mMonDom1.pri, whole genome shotgun sequence includes these protein-coding regions:
- the LOC130453603 gene encoding afadin- and alpha-actinin-binding protein-like, which codes for MGDWRTITVPIPSSESKNISQFTSEANMSPSNLYSQQILCASLPLAKNVHNFFRAFCTEENVDQSISYLDQEQLETSRREMIGLQERDRQLQGKNRNLHQLLKNEKDEVQKLQNIISSRATQYNHDMKRKEREYNKLKERLHQLVMNKKDKKTAMDILNCVGRADGKRGAWRTGKTEARNEEEMYKILLSDYEQRQKQILLENAELKKVLQQMKKEMISLLTPQKQKPKEKAEDSSGTVLSDVEEDTSELSKENMWELSCETVREQLTNSIRKQWRILKSHVEKLDNQVSRVHLRGFKDEEVISRQDHEQETEKLELEIQQCKEMIQTQQQLLQQFTACDDDTSSLLQDCYLLEEKERLEEEWALFKEQKKNFDKERRSFTEAAIRLGLERQAFEEDRAGWLKQQFLTMTSFDHKNSENGKPQSAFSESSDQDNLTLHSEPSVCTSKITKSLPASPSTSELFQTVQHISENRKTRNIHQSTKFAW